The genomic stretch TTTCCGGTTCAGCCGTCCGACGCCCTGTTCCGCGCCCGGCGCGGCGGGCCGCTGAGCCCGCGTCACGTCCAGGCCTCGGTCCAGCGGCTGCGCGGGCGGTTGGGCCTGCCCGAACGCACCACCCCCCACGCCCTGCGCCACAGTTTCGCGACCCATCTGCTGGGCGCCGGCGCTGATCTGCGCTCGATCCAGGAACTGCTGGGCCACGCCAGCCTGTCGACGACCCAGAAATACACCGGCGTCGACGCCGAGCGCCTGCTGAACGCCTATGCGGCGGCCCATCCGCGCGCCTAGGGTTCCACCCGGCCACTGCCCGTCCTATCTTCGCCCCATGATCGACGATCTCTACAGCGCGCGCATTCTGACGCTGGCGGCCAACCTGCCGCATGCGGGGCGGTTGTCGTCGCCTGAGGGAACCGGCGAGCGAGTCGCCAAACTGTGCGGATCGCGCGCGACGGTCGATGTGACGCTGGACGACCAAGGCCGCGTCGCCGGCTTCGGCCAGGACGTCAAGGCCTGCGCCCTGGGTCAGGCGGCGGCCGGTGTTCTGGGCCAGTCCGTCATCGGCGCCTCGGGCGAGGAGATCGCCGACGCCCGCGACGCCATGGTCGCCATGCTGAAATCCGGCGGCGAAGGCCCCCTCG from Brevundimonas sp. SL130 encodes the following:
- a CDS encoding iron-sulfur cluster assembly scaffold protein → MIDDLYSARILTLAANLPHAGRLSSPEGTGERVAKLCGSRATVDVTLDDQGRVAGFGQDVKACALGQAAAGVLGQSVIGASGEEIADARDAMVAMLKSGGEGPLGRFEDLRLLRQVADYPARHASTLVAVEATLEAVNQALAERTRLAGAA